A genomic segment from Cutaneotrichosporon cavernicola HIS019 DNA, chromosome: 7b encodes:
- a CDS encoding uncharacterized protein (Binds specifically to cytosolic chaperonin (c-CPN) and transfers target proteins to it. Binds to nascent polypeptide chain and promotes folding in an environment in which there are many competing pathways for nonnative proteins) yields the protein MASTSKAQMELNPRGIPRAPFVDNVEEYVGGKDAEIDGVIKKFQETSAKYRYMELNLQQRRKALLVKIPDMEQTLSVVTFLDGRRRKALGEVEEDKDEMDDDDDDIDALLDGEEDEEDKDKPLTTLFELNDTLYAEAQVRETGEVGLWLGANTMLIYPLAEAAELLSSKLAGAKKNMIEVVEDLEWIREQVTVMEVNFARVHNWDVKRRRDRKTTESHLKTKGDDSDDEK from the exons ATGGCCTCAACGTCAAAGGCTCAGATGGAGCTCAACCCCCGCGGTATCCCTCGTGCTCCCTTCGTC GACAATGTCGAGGAGTACGTGGgcggcaaggacgccgagatcgacggTGTGATCAAGAAGTTCCAGGAGACCTCTGC AAAGTACCGGTACATGGAGCTGAATCTGCAGCAGCGGCGTAAGGCTCTGCTGGTCAAGATTCCCGATATGGAGCAGACGCTTTCGGtcgtcaccttcctcgatgggcggcggcgaaaggctctcggcgaggttgaggaggacaaggacgagatggacgacgacgacgacgacattgacgcACTActtgatggcgaggaggatgaggaggacaaggacaagcccCTGACGACGCTGTTTGAACTTAACGACACGTTGTATGCCGAGGCGCAGGTTCGGGAGACcggcgaggttgggctGTGGCTCGGG GCAAACACCATGCTGATTTACCCCCTTgcggaggcggccgagctgctAAGCAGCAAGCTGGCGGGCGCGAAGAAGAACATGatcgaggttgtcgaggacctcgagtGGATCCGCGAGCAGGTGACCGTCATGGAGGTCAACTTTGCGCGTGTGCACAAC TGGGACGTCAAGCGCCGCCGTGACCGCAAGACGACTGAGTCGCACCTGAAGACGAagggcgacgacagcgacgacgagaagtAG